TGCTTCCACCGTTATCGAGTCGACTCCGATGGGAAGATTGTCGACGCGTGGATCGTCCCGCCGACGTCGCAGAATCAAAAAACGATCGAGAGCGACCTGTGGCACTTCGCGCAGAAGTACGTCGATCTGCCGGACAAGCAACTGCAGTGGCAATGCGAGCAGGCCATTCGCAACTACGACCCGTGCATCTCATGCTCAGTGCACTTCCTGAATCTGACGGTGGATCGAACGTAACGATGGGCGTTCTGGTAATTGGGGTTGGGAACGAACTCCGCCGCGACGATGGCGTTGGGATCGCCATCGCGCGGCGGATTTCCGCTGAACAATTGCCCGGCGTAATCGTGCGCGAATGCACGGGCGAAGGGGCGGGCCTGATCAACGCGTGGACCGGGCACGATGCCGTGATTGTCTGCGATGCGATCAAGTCGGGAAGCGCCCCCGGAACAGTCCATCGTCTGGATGCTTCCAAGCGCGAAATCCCAAGCGGGCTGTTTCACTACTCAACCCATGAATTCGGATTGGCCGAGGCTGTTGAGCTGTCGCGGGCGATGGATGAGTTGCCCGGGCGCTTTCTGATATTCGGTGTCGAAGGCAAGGACTTTTCTGGCGGAAAAGGATTGTCAAAGGCAGTCGAGCAGGGCATGGAAACAGTGTTGTGCGGTGTGTTGAGGGAGATCGGTCCGGAGGCCGGGATCAGTTAGGCAAGGCCTTCTCATTTCCCTCTCACAGAGCTAGAAACCGCCGACTTGTCGAACTCAACGGAGGGAATCCCCCATGCACGAGATGTCGTTGTTCAAACCGCTGATCACACGGATTGAGCAAATCGCGGAGGAAGAAAGCTCGCCGAGCATCGCGGCGGCGACTGTCCGGCTTGGCGCATTTGCGCCGATCTCGCCGGATCATTTCAAGGAGCACTGGAACGAATTTACGAAGGGCACGGTGGCCGAAGGTGCGACGTTGACTCTCGTACGCGACGAAAACGAGATGTCTCCGCGCGCACAGGACATTGTGCTGGAAAGCGTCGAGATCGAAGAAGGCTAAGGTTGTGGAGTCTGGGCAGCGCGGCGCTGGGCTTCCTTGCGGGCTTTCTTGAGCCGGCGCTCGATGTCGCTCTTAGCGGAGCATCCGCTGGAACCGCAGCCGCAGCCTCGGCTCTTCTTGGCGAAGAACGTCTTCCAGAAAACCCAGCCCATGTACACCGTCGCACCTGCGATGATGACGGCGACGATGATGGTTTGCGTTGTTGGAGACATGGCTTCGCTCCCTTCTAAAGCAACAAACGACTGGCAATCTGGTAAGTGATCAACGAACCGATGTAGGCCAGCGTCGTCATGTAGGCGAACGTGAACACCGGCCAGCGCCAGGAATTCGTTTCGCGCTTGATCACGGCCAGCGTGGCCGCACACTGCATACATAGCGCAAAGAATACCATAATCGACAGCGCCACGGCGATATTGAACACCGGCTGGCCGTCGGGGCCGCGCGCCGCGCGCAATTTGTCGCGCAGATCGGTGGTCGTCTCGTCGGTATCGCCACCCAGATCGTAGATCACGCCCAACGTGGCGACGATGATTTCGCGCGCCAGGAAGCTGGCGATCGCGGCCATGCCGATCTTCCAGTCCCATCCCAGCGGCTTCACCGCTGGCTCGATCAGATGCCCGACACGACCCAGGACGGATTGGCGAACATAAGCTCCTTCGATGCGGCGATCGAGGCTGTCCTCGATCTCCTGACGGCTCGCGAGTAGTTGAGCGCCTTCTTCGAGAACGCCCGCCTTGGCGGGGGAGTGCTCGGAATCCAGTGCGGTCAGCAAGGCCTCTTCCGAGTCCGGCGTGTTCGTCTGTGCCAGGTAGTCGTCGATCTGCGCCTGCACTGCGGCGATCTGCTGTGCGTTAGCCGCTTCCATTTCTTCTGCCAACGATGCGGGACGCGGATAGTACGTCAGCGCCCAGATGATCACTGACACGGCAAAGATAATCGTTCCGGCGTTTGTCAGGAACGACCAGCCGCTCTCGATCATGCGGTGGAAGATCGTCAGCGCGTGTGGTGCCTTGTAGGGCGGCAACTCCATCACGAGCGATGGTGTGCGGCCCCTCAAGAGTGTCCGCTTCAGCACCAACGCGACCGGGACGGCGACGCTGATTCCGACCAGGTACATTGCGAACAACGTCACCGCCTGCAAGCCCAGTAAACCCGGGATCAAGGTACGCTTCGGAACGAACGCACCGATCAGCAGCACGTACACCGGCAGGCGCGCGGAGCAACTCATCAACGGTGCTACCAGAATTGTCGCGATGCGGTCGCGCCGGTTCTCGATCACGCGAGCCGCCATGATTCCCGGAACGGCGCAGGCGAAGCTGCTCAGCATCGGGATGAAACTGCGTCCGCTCAGTCCGACGCGGCTCAGCACCTTGTCCATCAGGAACGCTGCGCGCGCCATGTAGCCGCAATCTTCGAGCAGCGAGATGAACAGGAAGAGAATCAGAATCTGCGGCAGGAAGATGACAACGCCGCCGACGCCGGCGATCACGCCGTCCACCAGGAAGCTCTGCAGCGTCCCCGGGTCCATGTTCGATGCGACCAGGCCACCCAGCATCGCGAAGATGCCGTCGACCAGATCCATCAGCGGCCCGGACCAGGAGTAGATTGCCTGAAAGACGATCAGCATCAGGGCTGCGAAGATCACCGTACCCCACACCTTGTGGATCAGAATGCCGTCGATCTTATCGCTGCTGCTTGTGCGTGGCGAGTCCGGGCGCGTTACGACTTCAGCGATGGCGCCTCGGATCCAGCCGTACCGCTTGCGGGCTTCGAGCGACGGCAGGCGATGGCCGGAGTCGGAGAGGCGCTGCCGCGTTTCAGAAATTGCAGAGCGGGCCGCCTCGCCACCCTCCTCGATCAGCCGCTTCTCGGCCATGCCTTCCACTTCCAGCAGCGAGCGACGCACAAGGAACGGATGCGCCGCGGGCTCGGGAATCCCGATCTCCAGAAGCTTCTCCCGCAGCGCGAGCAACTCCGCCTGGAAGTCCTCCGGGAAGATCTCCGGCCGCGTCGCCTTGGGGATGTCACCGAGGCTGCGGATGATGTCTTCGAGAGCATCCAGGCCGTGGTTCTTCGAAGCGATCGTGGCCACAACCGGGATACCGAGGTTTTGCGCGAGGTGTTCCTCGTTAATCTCGATCTCGGCTTTCTTCGCAGTGTCGACCATGTTCAGAACCAACACGGTCGGCAGCCCCAGCTCCATGACCTGCGTGGCGAGGAAGAGATTGCGTTCGAGATTCGATGCATCGACGACGACAAACACGGCATCGGGCCGCGGATCTTCCGGGCGCTGCCCCAGCAGAACATCGACGGCCACCATCTCGTCGGCCGAGCGGGCAGAGAGGCTGTAGGTGCCCGGCAGATCGATCATCTGAACCGTGCCGCCGGAGCTGCGAACCGCGCCGATCTTGCGTTCGACGGTCACACCCGCGTAGTTCCCGACACGGGCACGAAAGCCCGTCAAAGCGTTGAAGATCGTCGTCTTGCCCGTATTCGGGTTTCCGATCAGGGCAATGTTTCGCACTTGGATGGCGGCTTCGGTCGCGGTCGTCATCTATCGGTTCGCTTTGTTTGTCGGGGGTTTATCAGTTCAGAGCGGCACAACTTGGATTTGTGCTGCGTCGGATTTCCGGAGAGACAGGTTGTACCCGCGGACGCGGACCTCAAGCGGGTCGCCGAGGGGCGCAAAGCGCACCATGGTGACTTCTTCTTCCTCGATGAGTCCCATTTCCAGGATACGTTGAATGTTGACCGGGTCGCCTTCGAGGGCGGTGATTCGCGCCTTCTGGCCCGGCTGGAGATCTGCAAGCGAGGTCATCTTCAATCCAGCGGCGATACCCGGACGGTGTCCGTGTGGCTGCCACGCAGCATCACGCGGCTTTCGCCCACCTGGACGGCACAGGGAGAACCATCGGTGATCATACGAATCAGGGCGCCACAGCAGAAGCCCATCGAGGCCAGT
This DNA window, taken from bacterium, encodes the following:
- a CDS encoding hydrogenase maturation protease, producing MGVLVIGVGNELRRDDGVGIAIARRISAEQLPGVIVRECTGEGAGLINAWTGHDAVIVCDAIKSGSAPGTVHRLDASKREIPSGLFHYSTHEFGLAEAVELSRAMDELPGRFLIFGVEGKDFSGGKGLSKAVEQGMETVLCGVLREIGPEAGIS
- a CDS encoding hydrogenase maturation nickel metallochaperone HypA; the protein is MHEMSLFKPLITRIEQIAEEESSPSIAAATVRLGAFAPISPDHFKEHWNEFTKGTVAEGATLTLVRDENEMSPRAQDIVLESVEIEEG
- a CDS encoding FeoB-associated Cys-rich membrane protein encodes the protein MSPTTQTIIVAVIIAGATVYMGWVFWKTFFAKKSRGCGCGSSGCSAKSDIERRLKKARKEAQRRAAQTPQP
- the feoB gene encoding ferrous iron transport protein B, which produces MTTATEAAIQVRNIALIGNPNTGKTTIFNALTGFRARVGNYAGVTVERKIGAVRSSGGTVQMIDLPGTYSLSARSADEMVAVDVLLGQRPEDPRPDAVFVVVDASNLERNLFLATQVMELGLPTVLVLNMVDTAKKAEIEINEEHLAQNLGIPVVATIASKNHGLDALEDIIRSLGDIPKATRPEIFPEDFQAELLALREKLLEIGIPEPAAHPFLVRRSLLEVEGMAEKRLIEEGGEAARSAISETRQRLSDSGHRLPSLEARKRYGWIRGAIAEVVTRPDSPRTSSSDKIDGILIHKVWGTVIFAALMLIVFQAIYSWSGPLMDLVDGIFAMLGGLVASNMDPGTLQSFLVDGVIAGVGGVVIFLPQILILFLFISLLEDCGYMARAAFLMDKVLSRVGLSGRSFIPMLSSFACAVPGIMAARVIENRRDRIATILVAPLMSCSARLPVYVLLIGAFVPKRTLIPGLLGLQAVTLFAMYLVGISVAVPVALVLKRTLLRGRTPSLVMELPPYKAPHALTIFHRMIESGWSFLTNAGTIIFAVSVIIWALTYYPRPASLAEEMEAANAQQIAAVQAQIDDYLAQTNTPDSEEALLTALDSEHSPAKAGVLEEGAQLLASRQEIEDSLDRRIEGAYVRQSVLGRVGHLIEPAVKPLGWDWKIGMAAIASFLAREIIVATLGVIYDLGGDTDETTTDLRDKLRAARGPDGQPVFNIAVALSIMVFFALCMQCAATLAVIKRETNSWRWPVFTFAYMTTLAYIGSLITYQIASRLLL
- a CDS encoding ferrous iron transport protein A: MTSLADLQPGQKARITALEGDPVNIQRILEMGLIEEEEVTMVRFAPLGDPLEVRVRGYNLSLRKSDAAQIQVVPL
- a CDS encoding ferrous iron transport protein A, translated to MQPLQPTCLRTLKAGQVAVVEELCGCDDECQQLASMGFCCGALIRMITDGSPCAVQVGESRVMLRGSHTDTVRVSPLD